The following is a genomic window from Aminivibrio sp..
TATGCCTTTTCGAAGGCAGATCCCGCCAGGCATCTTGCTGGAAGTTTTGCCGCAAGGGAAGCATTTTCAAAGGCATCTTCGGTTTCCATGTACTCCATAGCTTTCTGCGGAGTTTGGGTGGAACGGACGGAAAGCGGCCCGGTTCTCCGCATTGGAGAATCTGTCAGGCATCTCATTCCCGGCGGAAAGACAGGATCCCCCTTTCTTTCCGTTTCCCACGACGGTGAATACGCCGTAGCCGTGGTTGTCATCGAGGCGAACCATGAACTACTTCACTTCCGCTGAGATTAGAAGAATAGAAAAGGAACTCGTCGAAAACCTCGCTGTTTCCGAATATCTCCTCATGGAAAACGCGGGATCCGCTGCCGCTGACGTCATCATGAACCGGTTTCCTGAAGGGGATATTCTGGTACTTACCGGTCCGGGGAAAAACGGCGGTGACGGGTACGTAGCCGCCAGACACCTTGCCGTGCGGGGAAGAAGGGTGGAAATTCTCTCGGCGGTTCAGGCCGGAAGCCTTAACGGAATTACGAAAAAGAACTTCCGTCTTGCCGTTCAATGCGGAATTTCAGTTTCCTCTTCGTCTGATTTTTCAGACGAAGAGATTGCCGGGA
Proteins encoded in this region:
- the acpS gene encoding holo-ACP synthase, with the translated sequence MIVGLGVDLCNVERIRKSMRSDHFVKRVFHPDEIAYAFSKADPARHLAGSFAAREAFSKASSVSMYSIAFCGVWVERTESGPVLRIGESVRHLIPGGKTGSPFLSVSHDGEYAVAVVVIEANHELLHFR